A stretch of the Ipomoea triloba cultivar NCNSP0323 chromosome 16, ASM357664v1 genome encodes the following:
- the LOC116007992 gene encoding transcription factor MYB41-like — MGRYPCCKESSELKKGPWSTDEDKKLADYIHENGIGNWQMVPKGAGLNRCGKSCRLRWTNYLRPDIKRGCFSEEEEDMIIQLHKQLGNRWSKIAAKLPAGRTDNEVKNYYNTHIKKKLMRLGIDPITHKPLPPNLNHLLNNLPHNYYNSFNNNPIISPLESILRLQANLTQMANAQLLQNIAQFLNNNNNNIPLPLAQNNNNVPMLFNNNVTTFDNFNVESNESPLLFDHPLSTTPNSYSIESVLDQPSPMSNSLGFVPGNCDLVPSVLTSNNILSLPPLVSATPETSNSDQMFPTGAMQCGGGNDDDFSALEKIFCDEGNSSLLESIFQ, encoded by the exons ATGGGGAGATATCCGTGCTGCAAAGAGAGTTCAGAGTTGAAGAAGGGGCCATGGTCAACAGATGAGGATAAAAAGCTGGCAGATTATATTCATGAAAATGGGATTGGGAACTGGCAAATGGTTCCCAAAGGGGCCGGGTTAAACCGGTGCGGAAAGAGCTGTAGACTGCGATGGACCAATTATCTGAGGCCTGATATTAAGAGGGGATGTTTCtctgaggaagaagaggatatGATCATTCAGCTCCACAAACAACTTGGAAATag GTGGTCAAAGATTGCAGCTAAACTTCCAGCTGGAAGGACAGACAATGAAGTGAAGAATTATTACAACACACATATAAAGAAAAAGCTTATGAGATTGGGAATCGATCCAATCACTCATAAACCATTACCACCTAATCTCAATCATCTTCTCAATAATCTTCcccataattattataattccTTCAATAATAATCCAATTATCAGTCCATTAGAATCTATTCTTAGGTTGCAAGCAAATCTCACTCAAATGGCCAACGCACAACTCCTCCAAAACATTGCCCAATTCctaaacaacaataacaacaacatcCCTTTACCCTTAGCACAAAACAACAATAATGTTCCAATGTTGTTCAACAACAATGTCACAACTTTCGACAACTTTAACGTTGAATCGAACGAATCTCCTCTCCTCTTTGATCATCCCTTGTCCACCACCCCAAACTCGTACAGTATCGAATCGGTGCTCGATCAGCCCTCTCCCATGTCAAACTCCTTGGGATTTGTGCCGGGCAACTGCGATTTGGTCCCTAGCGTCTTAACGAGCAATAATATCTTATCGCTCCCGCCGCTCGTCTCGGCAACGCCAGAGACGTCTAACTCCGACCAAATGTTCCCAACGGGTGCGATGCAATGTGGTGGTGGTAATGACGACGACTTTAGTGCATTGGAGAAAATATTTTGTGATGAAGGAAATAGTTCTTTGTTGGAAAGCATTTTTCAGTGA